The Chaetodon auriga isolate fChaAug3 chromosome 3, fChaAug3.hap1, whole genome shotgun sequence genome has a window encoding:
- the cep19 gene encoding centrosomal protein of 19 kDa has protein sequence MSFKAKRCGVQFSPPSIILIYEHKESKTVRKRIIPVRNFSKYSDHSMAAERLKNHPRHRDYLRDVSQSQLEKLHIILRDHMQGFSLEHSLASFRLDPDEDLNKLDDEELARKKGQMDEVFERNRRRKEDADFVYDLEMDFTKTTQEKCSWDEESDDGF, from the exons ATGAGTTTCAAGGCGAAGCGATGCGGCGTGCAGTTCAGTCCTCCCTCTATAATTTTAATTTATGAACACAAGGAATCCAAAACGGTGCGAAAGAGAATAATACCTGTGCGGAACTTCTCAAAATATTCGG ACCACAGTATGGCTGCTGAGAGGCTGAAGAACCATCCCCGGCACAGGGACTACCTGAGGGACGTGTCCCAGAGCCAGCTGGAGAAGCTTCACATCATCCTGCGGGATCACATGCAGGGCTTCAGCTTGGAGCACAGCCTGGCCTCGTTCCGCCTGGACCCCGACGAAGATCTGAACAAACTGGACGACGAGGAGCTGGCCCGCAAGAAGGGCCAAATGGACGAAGTGTTTGAGAGGAACCGGAGGCGCAAAGAGGATGCGGACTTTGTTTATGACCTGGAAATGGATTTCACCAAGACCACTCAAGAAAAGTGCAGCTGGGATGAAGAGTCTGACGACGgattttaa
- the ing5a gene encoding inhibitor of growth protein 5a, whose amino-acid sequence MATAIYLEHYLDSIENLPCELQRNFTLMRDLDNRTEEKKGEIDKLAEEYIATVKNMASEQRVEHLQKIQNAYSKCKEFSDDKVQLAMQTYEMVDKHIRRLDADLARFENELKEKLEVSGYESTEGRGVKKSESRGLREKRGSRGRGRKGSDEDSPRKKKMKNSPDLSDALLPMQPSDVLDMPVDPNEPTYCLCHQVSYGEMIGCDNPDCPIEWFHFACVDLATKPKGKWFCPRCTQDKKKK is encoded by the exons ATGGCGACGGCAATATATTTGGAACATTACCTTGACA GTATTGAAAACCTACCATGTGAGCTACAGAGAAACTTTACTCTGATGCGGGACCTGGACAATAGGACTGAAG AAAAGAAAGGCGAGATTGACAAACTGGCTGAAGAGTATATTGCAACTGTGAAGAACATGGCCTCAGAACAGAGAGTGGAACATCTGCAGAAGATCCAGAATGCCTACAGCAAGTGCAAAGAGTTCAGTGATGACAAAGTCCAGCTCGCAATGCAGACATATGAAATG GTGGACAAACACATCCGCAGACTGGACGCAGACCTCGCGCGGTTTGAGAATGAGCTAAAGGAGAAGCTGGAAGTGAGCGGCTATGAAagcacagagggaagaggagtgaAAA AGAGTGAATCCCGGGGGCTGAGGGAGAAGCGTGGGTCCAGgggcagaggaaggaaaggcTCTGATGAAGACTCtcccagaaagaaaaagatgaaaaacag CCCAGACTTGAGTGACGCTCTGCTGCCAATGCAACCATCAGATGTTTTGGATATGCCAGTGGACCCCAATGAGCCTACGTACTGTCTCTGCCATCAGGTGTCGTATGGAGAGATGATTGGATGCGATAACCCGGAT TGTCCGATTGAGTGGTTTCACTTTGCTTGTGTCGATCTCGCCACAAAACCCAAAGGAAAATG GTTTTGTCCGAGGTGCACccaagacaagaagaagaaatga
- the plekhb2 gene encoding pleckstrin homology domain-containing family B member 2 isoform X1, producing MAMVKSGWLHRQSTILRRWKRNWFDLWADGRLVFYNDQQRRDMEDDIHMKVDCINIRNSAACQELNPPEGKMRDALLQIVCRDGRVISLCADSADDALAWTMALQDSRINTMVAAPQIGFAQEVMASAPPPYSEYAPPPQVYAPGPYGDYVAPPPHATQIVYSADGQPYAVAYPYQYQGGYAAPGVNHVVIRERQHNDGGDVALGMLAGAATGLALGSLFSVF from the exons ATGGCAATGGTAAAGAGTGGTTGGCTTCATCGACAAA gTACTATACTGCGTCGGTGGAAAAGAAACTGGTTTGACTTGTGGGCTGATGGACGGCTTGTGTTCTATAATGATCAACAACGGCGTGACATGGAGGATGATATCCACATGAAGGTCGACTGCATCAACATCCGCAACTCTGCTGCGTGTCAAG AGCTGAACCCGCCAGAGGGGAAGATGCGTGACGCCTTGCTCCAGATAGTCTGCAGAGACGGACGGGTCATCAGCCTGTGTGCAGACAGCGCGGATGATGCTct GGCATGGACCATGGCGCTTCAGGATTCAAGAATTAATACA atGGTTGCAGCTCCTCAGATCGGCtttgcacaggaagtgatggcATCTGCTCCTCCCCCTTACTCAGAATATGCTCCCCCTCCTCAG GTTTATGCTCCGGGTCCATATGGAGACTACGTTGCACCTCCACCACACGCTACACAGATTGTATACTCTGCTGACGGGCAGCCCTACGCTGTAGCTTACCCTTATCAGTACCAAG GTGGGTACGCTGCTCCTGGAGTGAACCACGTTGTTATTCGGGAACGCCAGCATAACGACGGCGGAGATGTGGCGTTGGGGATGCTCGCCGGGGCAGCAACTGGTTTGGCTCTTGGCTCTCTCTTCTCCGTCTTCTAG
- the plekhb2 gene encoding pleckstrin homology domain-containing family B member 2 isoform X2 gives MAMVKSGWLHRQSTILRRWKRNWFDLWADGRLVFYNDQQRRDMEDDIHMKVDCINIRNSAACQELNPPEGKMRDALLQIVCRDGRVISLCADSADDALAWTMALQDSRINTMVAAPQIGFAQEVMASAPPPYSEYAPPPQQVYAPGPYGDYVAPPPHATQIVYSADGQPYAVAYPYQYQGGYAAPGVNHVVIRERQHNDGGDVALGMLAGAATGLALGSLFSVF, from the exons ATGGCAATGGTAAAGAGTGGTTGGCTTCATCGACAAA gTACTATACTGCGTCGGTGGAAAAGAAACTGGTTTGACTTGTGGGCTGATGGACGGCTTGTGTTCTATAATGATCAACAACGGCGTGACATGGAGGATGATATCCACATGAAGGTCGACTGCATCAACATCCGCAACTCTGCTGCGTGTCAAG AGCTGAACCCGCCAGAGGGGAAGATGCGTGACGCCTTGCTCCAGATAGTCTGCAGAGACGGACGGGTCATCAGCCTGTGTGCAGACAGCGCGGATGATGCTct GGCATGGACCATGGCGCTTCAGGATTCAAGAATTAATACA atGGTTGCAGCTCCTCAGATCGGCtttgcacaggaagtgatggcATCTGCTCCTCCCCCTTACTCAGAATATGCTCCCCCTCCTCAG CAGGTTTATGCTCCGGGTCCATATGGAGACTACGTTGCACCTCCACCACACGCTACACAGATTGTATACTCTGCTGACGGGCAGCCCTACGCTGTAGCTTACCCTTATCAGTACCAAG GTGGGTACGCTGCTCCTGGAGTGAACCACGTTGTTATTCGGGAACGCCAGCATAACGACGGCGGAGATGTGGCGTTGGGGATGCTCGCCGGGGCAGCAACTGGTTTGGCTCTTGGCTCTCTCTTCTCCGTCTTCTAG